One Planctomycetia bacterium DNA segment encodes these proteins:
- a CDS encoding HEAT repeat domain-containing protein, translated as MHTTRFTAGCLVLFSVLLLATTTAEAQENSKPGHPTEPELIQLLRSDAPAAAKAPACKLLAVYGSEGAVPELAKLLTDEQLASWARIALEAIPGSAADEALRGAIPALKGKLLIGVINSIGVRRDAGAVEVLTARVQDPDAETASAAVVALGHIGNSAALKALRASLAAAPAPIKTAVAEGCVLCAERLLAAGNHDEAVAVYDEVRKAEVPKQNVLEATRGAILARRAGGIPLLIEQLKSPDKSFFQIGLSTARELPGAEVSPALSAELVGAAPERAALLLNVLADRGDKTVLPAVLQTALSGSKEVRIAALAVLPRLGDGTLVEPLLAIAAGQDAELAAAAKSAVAALPGEKIDADLKSRLASAQDAASPLLIEIVGLRRVEATPELVKLTGHSDVAVRRAALSALGATIGLKDLSVLISEATAPKHAEDAQAAQQALLAACVRMPEGDACAEQLALAMASAPAPTNGTLLEIVGAMGGAKSLEIMSAAGKGNDPQLQEIVVRVLGKSLNLEAAPVLLDLAKTAPSANHQVNALRGYIRFARQFIKADAQRVAMCEQAWAVAQRTEEKKLVLEVLGRTQSIAALRMAVAATETPELRDDGTRVALALAKKIGDKPEVRELIAKIRPSEAK; from the coding sequence ATGCATACGACACGATTCACCGCAGGCTGCCTTGTTTTGTTCTCGGTACTTCTGTTGGCGACGACGACGGCCGAGGCTCAAGAGAATTCCAAGCCGGGTCATCCAACCGAGCCCGAATTGATTCAGCTACTCCGCTCCGATGCGCCGGCCGCGGCGAAGGCGCCGGCTTGTAAGCTGCTGGCGGTCTACGGTTCGGAGGGGGCGGTGCCGGAGTTGGCGAAGCTGTTGACCGATGAGCAACTGGCCTCGTGGGCGCGAATTGCTCTGGAAGCCATTCCCGGATCGGCGGCCGACGAAGCCCTGCGCGGGGCCATTCCCGCGCTCAAAGGAAAGTTGTTGATCGGCGTGATCAACTCCATCGGGGTTCGACGGGATGCGGGCGCGGTGGAGGTCTTGACGGCTCGTGTGCAGGATCCGGACGCGGAAACGGCATCGGCCGCAGTGGTGGCGCTGGGGCACATTGGAAACTCCGCCGCTCTGAAGGCGCTGCGAGCGTCGTTGGCCGCCGCCCCGGCCCCGATTAAGACGGCCGTCGCTGAAGGATGCGTGTTGTGTGCCGAGCGTCTCCTGGCCGCCGGCAATCACGACGAAGCGGTCGCGGTCTACGACGAGGTCCGCAAGGCGGAAGTTCCCAAGCAGAACGTCCTGGAGGCGACTCGCGGCGCTATTTTGGCGCGACGCGCGGGCGGAATCCCGCTGTTGATCGAACAGCTCAAGTCGCCGGACAAATCCTTTTTTCAAATCGGCTTGAGCACGGCCCGCGAGCTTCCCGGTGCGGAAGTATCGCCGGCCTTGTCGGCTGAGCTCGTCGGCGCTGCGCCCGAGCGCGCAGCCTTATTGCTGAACGTCTTGGCCGACCGCGGCGACAAGACCGTGTTGCCAGCCGTACTGCAAACCGCATTGAGCGGGTCCAAGGAGGTGCGAATTGCGGCGCTGGCGGTTCTTCCCCGCTTAGGCGATGGCACCCTCGTCGAACCGCTGCTCGCGATCGCCGCCGGGCAGGACGCCGAACTAGCGGCAGCCGCCAAGAGTGCGGTGGCCGCGTTGCCGGGCGAGAAAATCGATGCCGACCTTAAGTCGCGTCTGGCCTCCGCTCAAGATGCCGCGTCGCCCCTCTTGATCGAAATCGTCGGCCTGCGTCGCGTCGAAGCGACGCCTGAGCTCGTCAAGCTGACGGGCCATTCCGACGTCGCCGTTCGTCGCGCTGCACTCTCCGCACTGGGAGCCACGATCGGCCTGAAGGACCTTTCGGTTTTGATTTCCGAGGCCACGGCCCCCAAGCATGCGGAAGACGCCCAGGCGGCTCAGCAGGCGTTGCTGGCGGCCTGCGTTCGCATGCCCGAAGGAGATGCCTGTGCCGAGCAGCTCGCGCTGGCCATGGCGAGCGCGCCCGCACCGACGAACGGCACCTTGTTGGAAATCGTCGGCGCGATGGGAGGCGCCAAGTCGTTGGAAATCATGAGCGCAGCCGGCAAGGGAAACGATCCGCAACTTCAAGAAATCGTCGTCCGCGTGTTGGGCAAGTCGTTGAATTTGGAAGCGGCTCCCGTGCTGTTGGATTTGGCGAAGACCGCGCCGAGCGCCAATCACCAGGTGAACGCGCTGCGGGGTTACATTCGTTTCGCTCGGCAATTCATCAAGGCGGACGCTCAGCGCGTGGCGATGTGCGAACAAGCATGGGCGGTCGCCCAGCGTACGGAAGAGAAGAAGCTGGTGCTGGAGGTGCTCGGGCGGACGCAAAGCATCGCGGCGCTCCGCATGGCCGTCGCGGCAACCGAGACTCCCGAACTAAGAGATGACGGCACTCGAGTTGCGCTCGCCCTCGCGAAAAAAATCGGCGACAAGCCCGAAGTTCGGGAACTGATCGCCAAGATCCGACCAAGTGAGGCGAAGTAG
- a CDS encoding Gfo/Idh/MocA family oxidoreductase — MSNKSIRIQRRRFLKTAASAVGAAVAAPTIIPGSALGLNGTVPPSERIVVGGIGIGNRGMYDLGCFLEQKDVQFAAVCDIKESRRTLVKKTVDAHHGNDACATYRDFRELLDRKDIDAVLIATGPNWHATMAAHAAKAGTDLYCEKPCAKNIAQSLQLADIIRRTGRVFQVGTQRRNLPHFAYACELARTGKLGKLKTIYAHPRGMLTLMSDWLPAETEPAKEAVDWDMYLGPAAWRPFNQTLLDGFNFEKGGGFVGGLKVENGKKIIGGGVLEWGSHCVDLCQWAVDDCPAPVEYHPPKDGKLSARYANGVELIFRETDWLPLGSCPVRFEGDQGWVEAGDSGKLVLSSPALLAGRKVEEIDGYPATFHVRDFLDCVKTRGRPKGNVDAACQAHIACNAANIAIFLDRKVTYDHSKNEFVGDAEANRLRSEALREPWRL, encoded by the coding sequence ATGTCGAACAAGTCAATCCGGATTCAGCGGCGGCGATTTTTGAAGACGGCCGCCTCGGCAGTCGGTGCGGCCGTGGCGGCACCGACGATCATTCCCGGTTCCGCCCTCGGTCTCAACGGCACGGTTCCGCCCAGTGAGCGGATCGTCGTGGGGGGCATCGGCATCGGGAACCGCGGCATGTACGACCTGGGCTGCTTCCTCGAACAAAAGGATGTGCAGTTCGCCGCCGTGTGCGACATCAAGGAATCGCGTCGCACGCTGGTCAAGAAAACGGTCGATGCCCATCACGGAAACGACGCCTGCGCCACGTATCGCGATTTTCGTGAACTGCTCGATCGCAAAGATATCGACGCCGTGCTGATCGCCACGGGGCCGAACTGGCATGCGACGATGGCCGCGCATGCAGCGAAGGCAGGCACGGATCTTTATTGCGAGAAGCCTTGCGCCAAGAACATCGCGCAAAGCCTGCAGCTGGCCGACATTATTCGCCGCACGGGAAGAGTGTTTCAGGTCGGCACGCAGCGACGCAATCTGCCGCACTTCGCTTATGCCTGCGAGTTGGCGCGCACCGGAAAGCTCGGCAAGCTGAAGACCATTTACGCGCATCCGCGCGGCATGCTCACGCTGATGAGCGATTGGTTGCCTGCCGAGACCGAGCCTGCGAAGGAAGCGGTCGATTGGGACATGTATCTGGGCCCGGCGGCCTGGCGGCCGTTCAATCAAACGCTCCTCGACGGATTCAACTTCGAAAAAGGAGGCGGGTTCGTCGGCGGACTGAAGGTGGAGAACGGTAAGAAGATCATCGGCGGCGGAGTGCTCGAATGGGGTTCGCATTGCGTCGACCTCTGCCAATGGGCCGTCGACGATTGCCCAGCACCAGTCGAATACCACCCGCCGAAAGACGGCAAACTGTCTGCCCGCTATGCGAACGGCGTGGAACTGATCTTCCGCGAAACCGATTGGCTCCCGCTCGGTTCGTGCCCAGTGCGATTCGAGGGGGATCAAGGCTGGGTCGAAGCGGGCGATAGCGGCAAGCTCGTGCTGAGTTCGCCGGCGCTGTTGGCCGGACGCAAGGTGGAAGAAATCGACGGCTATCCCGCGACCTTCCACGTGCGCGACTTCCTCGATTGCGTGAAGACCCGCGGCCGACCGAAGGGGAACGTCGACGCAGCCTGCCAGGCGCACATCGCCTGCAACGCCGCGAACATTGCCATCTTCCTCGATCGAAAGGTCACCTACGATCACTCGAAGAATGAGTTCGTCGGCGACGCTGAAGCCAATCGTTTGCGATCCGAGGCCCTGCGTGAACCGTGGAGGCTCTAA
- a CDS encoding DUF3500 domain-containing protein — protein sequence MPRLTVRKFVIGSVVGTLLIGAVVAWSPTAWSLLREPKAATDMTVAADAFLASLDAGRREKATMAYDNAARTDWHFIPKPTRKGLQIREMDQAQRKAALALLRASLSQTGYDKAAKIMELE from the coding sequence ATGCCTCGGCTTACAGTTCGGAAGTTCGTTATCGGTTCGGTCGTGGGAACTCTGTTAATCGGCGCCGTGGTCGCTTGGTCGCCTACGGCCTGGTCGTTACTGCGGGAGCCCAAGGCAGCGACCGACATGACGGTGGCAGCCGATGCGTTCCTCGCGTCGCTCGACGCCGGCCGGCGCGAGAAGGCCACGATGGCCTACGACAACGCGGCCCGCACCGACTGGCACTTCATTCCGAAGCCGACGCGCAAAGGCCTGCAGATTCGTGAGATGGATCAGGCTCAGCGTAAGGCGGCGCTCGCCCTGTTGCGGGCCTCGCTCAGCCAGACCGGTTACGACAAAGCCGCGAAGATCATGGAGCTCGAGC